From a single Pseudomonadota bacterium genomic region:
- a CDS encoding C4-dicarboxylate ABC transporter produces the protein MKHVFLGAVAALSLSVAPLAASAETIRVTLQLPETHSLGVNWQDFGRIIDEKSGGELKMQLFPSAQLFKDKEVPGAVGSGAV, from the coding sequence GTGAAACACGTTTTTCTTGGCGCCGTTGCTGCGCTGTCCCTGTCTGTCGCCCCGCTTGCCGCGAGCGCGGAGACCATCCGTGTCACCTTGCAGTTGCCCGAGACCCACTCGTTGGGCGTCAACTGGCAGGACTTCGGCCGCATCATCGACGAGAAGTCGGGCGGCGAATTGAAGATGCAACTCTTCCCGTCGGCCCAGCTCTTCAAGGACAAGGAAGTGCCGGGCGCGGTGGGCAGTGGCGCGGTGG